Proteins encoded within one genomic window of Methanolacinia paynteri:
- the larE gene encoding ATP-dependent sacrificial sulfur transferase LarE, whose product MRWERSSYSIVPDIMDSFDEKIRKLKEVINSAGSLLVSYSGGVDSTVLAVAANEVLPARMSCALIDSPLVSRSEIREALELAESLSLPCSVIKSDVFEDTEFRENGRDRCYICKKKMSGLLLREAEMLGLEHVADGSNISDLAKFRPGFQASEEAGIIHPFIEAGMDKEDIRKLARIYGLPVSEKPSYSCLASRIPYGDQLEEEILGEIEASEDFISSLGVGQVRVRKHGGIARIETDPGDFGLIISNSDEISSFLKQNGFKFVTLDLDGFVSGSLD is encoded by the coding sequence ATGCGGTGGGAGCGGTCAAGTTATTCCATTGTCCCTGATATCATGGATTCGTTCGATGAAAAGATAAGAAAGCTGAAAGAAGTCATCAATTCGGCCGGGAGTCTCCTTGTATCCTATTCGGGAGGTGTAGACAGCACCGTCCTTGCCGTAGCCGCAAATGAGGTTCTTCCCGCCCGGATGTCATGCGCACTCATAGACTCGCCGCTTGTCTCCCGTTCGGAGATAAGAGAGGCACTGGAGCTTGCCGAGTCGCTTTCATTGCCATGCTCCGTCATAAAATCAGATGTTTTTGAGGATACGGAGTTCCGGGAGAACGGAAGGGATCGCTGTTACATATGCAAAAAGAAGATGTCCGGTCTTCTCCTCCGGGAAGCAGAGATGCTTGGTTTGGAGCATGTAGCCGACGGGAGCAACATCTCGGATCTCGCAAAGTTCAGGCCCGGGTTCCAGGCATCGGAGGAGGCAGGAATCATCCATCCGTTCATTGAAGCCGGGATGGATAAAGAGGATATCCGGAAACTTGCAAGGATCTATGGGCTTCCGGTCAGTGAAAAGCCGTCTTACTCCTGTCTTGCATCGCGGATACCTTACGGAGACCAGCTCGAAGAGGAAATCCTCGGGGAGATCGAAGCCTCGGAGGATTTTATAAGTTCCCTTGGCGTGGGGCAGGTACGGGTGAGGAAACATGGTGGCATAGCCAGGATTGAAACTGATCCTGGTGATTTTGGATTGATAATTTCAAACAGTGATGAAATATCATCTTTCTTAAAACAGAACGGTTTTAAGTTCGTGACCCTCGATCTCGACGGTTTTGTCAGCGGAAGTCTGGACTAA